A section of the Streptococcus oriscaviae genome encodes:
- a CDS encoding pyridoxal phosphate-dependent aminotransferase has protein sequence MRQFTKSTKLEDVAYDIRGPVLEEAMRMRANGEKILRLNTGNPAEFGFTAPDEVIRDLIHNARNSEGYSNSKGIFSARKAIMQYCQVKKFPNVDIEDIYIGNGVSELIVMSMQGLLDNGDEVLVPMPDYPLWTAAVSLAGGKAVHYVCDEAADWYPDLDDMRAKISDRTKAIVLINPNNPTGALYPKEILEGIVELARQHELIIFSDEIYDRMVFDGQVHIPIATLAPDLFVVTMNGLSKSHRICGFRVGWMVLSGPKRHVKDYIEGLNMLSNMRLCSNVLAQQVVQTSLGGYQSVDELLVPGGRLYEQREFITKAINDIPGLSAVKPQAGLYLFPKIDREMYRIDDDEQFVLDFLKQEKVLLVHGRGFNWKEPDHFRIVYLPRVDELAEIQEKMTRFLRQYRR, from the coding sequence ATGAGACAATTTACCAAGTCCACAAAATTGGAAGACGTAGCCTATGATATTCGTGGGCCAGTTTTAGAAGAAGCGATGCGTATGCGAGCCAACGGCGAGAAGATTCTGCGTTTGAACACGGGAAATCCTGCGGAATTTGGCTTTACGGCTCCAGACGAAGTGATTCGCGACTTGATACACAATGCGAGAAATTCAGAAGGCTACTCCAACAGTAAGGGGATTTTCTCAGCCCGCAAAGCAATCATGCAGTACTGCCAGGTCAAGAAATTCCCAAATGTAGACATTGAAGACATCTACATCGGCAACGGTGTCAGCGAGTTGATTGTCATGTCTATGCAAGGGCTCTTGGATAATGGGGATGAAGTGTTGGTTCCTATGCCGGACTACCCATTGTGGACAGCTGCAGTCAGTCTGGCTGGAGGCAAGGCGGTTCACTATGTCTGTGATGAGGCTGCTGATTGGTACCCAGATTTGGACGATATGCGTGCTAAGATTAGCGACCGAACCAAGGCTATCGTCCTTATCAACCCCAATAACCCAACTGGGGCTCTCTATCCAAAAGAAATTTTGGAAGGGATTGTCGAGTTGGCACGCCAGCACGAGCTGATTATTTTTTCAGATGAGATTTACGACCGTATGGTTTTTGATGGTCAGGTGCATATTCCTATTGCAACCTTGGCACCGGATCTCTTTGTCGTGACCATGAATGGCTTGTCCAAATCCCACCGCATCTGTGGCTTCCGTGTGGGTTGGATGGTTCTTTCTGGGCCTAAGCGTCATGTCAAGGACTATATTGAAGGGCTCAATATGCTGTCCAATATGCGTTTGTGCTCCAATGTCCTTGCCCAGCAGGTTGTCCAGACTTCCTTGGGAGGGTACCAGTCGGTTGACGAATTGTTAGTTCCGGGTGGCCGCCTGTACGAGCAAAGAGAATTTATCACCAAGGCCATCAACGATATTCCTGGCCTTTCAGCCGTCAAGCCTCAGGCTGGTCTTTATCTCTTTCCTAAGATTGACCGCGAGATGTATCGGATCGATGACGATGAGCAGTTTGTGCTGGACTTCCTCAAGCAGGAAAAAGTTTTGCTGGTGCATGGCCGAGGATTTAACTGGAAGG
- a CDS encoding universal stress protein, whose product MTQSYKTILVAVDGSSGAELALHKAIHVAKRNQARLVIAHVIDTRALHNVVAFDASVYESLEKEAKDLLAEYQQEAKNAGLEDVQTVIEFGNPKTLLSLDIPKQTGADLMLLGATGLNAFERLLIGSSSEYIMRHATIDLLIVRNSDKSI is encoded by the coding sequence ATGACCCAATCTTATAAAACTATCCTTGTCGCTGTTGATGGCTCCTCAGGAGCAGAACTTGCCCTTCACAAGGCCATCCATGTCGCCAAGCGCAATCAGGCCCGTCTTGTTATCGCCCATGTCATTGATACACGCGCCTTGCACAATGTCGTAGCCTTCGATGCCTCCGTCTACGAATCTCTTGAAAAAGAGGCCAAGGACCTTTTGGCAGAATACCAGCAAGAAGCTAAAAATGCTGGTTTGGAGGATGTGCAAACTGTTATCGAATTTGGAAATCCAAAAACACTTCTATCCTTGGATATTCCAAAACAAACTGGAGCTGACCTGATGCTTTTGGGAGCAACCGGACTGAATGCCTTTGAGCGTTTGTTAATCGGTTCTTCTTCTGAGTATATCATGCGTCACGCAACCATCGACCTGCTCATCGTCCGCAACAGTGACAAGAGCATCTAA
- a CDS encoding asparaginase — protein MMKNILVLHTGGTISMQADDKGQVSSSAVNPMTTVSHPLDGITVTALDFLNLPSPHIRLKDMSALYQKIKSEAENYDGFVITHGTDTLEETAYFLDTMELPLRPIVLTGAMRSSNELGSDGVYNYLCALRVAADDKSADKGVLVVMNDEIHAAKYVTKTHTTNVSTFQTPTHGPLGLVTKGEILYFKTADPRVRFDLPKVEGIVPIIKVYADMDTVLLDALQQTRVDGLVLEALGAGNLPPAILPALCSLLDKGLPIVLVSRCFNGIAEPVYAYPGGGVQLREMGILFVKELNAQKARLKLLIALAAGLKGQELADYIQG, from the coding sequence ATAATGAAAAACATTCTCGTTTTGCACACTGGTGGCACCATCTCCATGCAGGCCGATGACAAGGGCCAAGTTTCGTCCAGCGCTGTCAACCCTATGACCACGGTTTCTCATCCGCTGGATGGTATCACCGTCACTGCACTAGACTTCCTCAATCTGCCCAGCCCCCACATCCGGCTGAAGGACATGTCCGCCCTCTATCAAAAAATCAAGTCCGAAGCAGAAAACTATGACGGATTTGTCATCACCCACGGCACGGACACCTTAGAGGAAACCGCCTATTTCTTAGATACGATGGAACTCCCCCTTCGCCCCATTGTCCTGACTGGAGCCATGCGCTCCTCCAATGAGTTGGGGAGCGACGGAGTATACAACTACCTCTGTGCGCTACGGGTAGCGGCTGACGATAAATCCGCTGATAAGGGGGTACTGGTCGTGATGAATGATGAGATTCACGCCGCCAAGTACGTTACCAAGACCCATACAACCAATGTATCCACCTTCCAAACTCCAACACACGGCCCACTTGGCCTGGTCACAAAGGGAGAAATCCTTTATTTCAAGACCGCTGACCCCCGTGTCCGCTTTGATTTGCCCAAGGTTGAGGGAATCGTTCCCATCATCAAGGTCTATGCAGATATGGACACCGTTCTCTTAGATGCCCTCCAGCAGACAAGAGTTGATGGACTGGTTCTAGAAGCACTCGGGGCGGGCAACCTGCCTCCTGCCATCCTGCCTGCCCTTTGCAGCCTACTCGACAAGGGCCTGCCAATCGTTTTGGTTTCGCGTTGTTTCAATGGCATTGCAGAACCAGTCTATGCCTATCCCGGCGGCGGTGTCCAACTTCGGGAAATGGGCATCCTCTTTGTCAAAGAACTCAATGCCCAAAAAGCCCGACTCAAGCTCCTCATCGCCCTTGCTGCCGGCCTAAAAGGGCAAGAGTTGGCTGACTATATTCAAGGGTAA
- a CDS encoding ABC transporter ATP-binding protein: protein MINLENIQKKYRDTIIFESANFHADAGQIVLILGKSGIGKTTLLEIIAGLRTLDSGEYVYQGSKLSFADDETMSAFRNKHVGYILQDFALIEDYTVVENLLLPVLYSQTVSREEAAAHAESLAGKFGLSNVLDKKIKSVSGGQKQRVAIIRSLILKPDILLADEPTTNLDKENFQLIIDMFQELKKEGKCIIIATHDERILEFADKVYQIEHKKITLLEKIKALE, encoded by the coding sequence ATGATTAATTTAGAAAATATTCAAAAAAAATATCGCGATACAATCATATTTGAATCAGCAAATTTTCACGCAGATGCCGGACAGATTGTCCTTATACTTGGTAAGTCAGGTATTGGAAAGACAACCTTATTAGAAATCATAGCAGGTTTACGGACACTTGATTCTGGGGAGTATGTCTATCAAGGTTCTAAACTATCTTTTGCTGACGATGAAACTATGAGTGCTTTTCGAAATAAGCATGTTGGCTATATTTTACAGGATTTTGCATTAATAGAAGATTATACAGTTGTAGAAAACCTCTTGCTTCCAGTCTTGTATAGTCAGACAGTTAGTCGTGAAGAAGCGGCAGCTCATGCGGAGTCTCTTGCTGGGAAATTCGGGCTAAGTAATGTATTAGATAAGAAGATTAAATCAGTTTCTGGTGGTCAAAAACAAAGGGTAGCTATTATTCGTAGCCTGATTTTAAAACCAGATATTTTGCTTGCTGATGAACCTACAACGAATTTAGATAAAGAGAATTTTCAACTAATCATAGATATGTTTCAAGAGTTAAAAAAAGAAGGAAAGTGTATTATCATCGCTACGCATGACGAGCGGATTCTTGAATTTGCTGATAAAGTCTATCAAATTGAACATAAAAAAATAACTCTTTTAGAGAAGATAAAGGCGTTAGAATAG